Below is a window of Planctomycetes bacterium MalM25 DNA.
CCGGTTCCCCCCCTCCCCTGGCCCCTCCCCACAAGGGGGAGGGGAATACGTTTGAGAAGCTTGTTATTTAGGCGATGATCGATCCGTGTTCATCCGTGTTCATCCGTGGTTCCGAATCGTCACCGCCCGGGCGTGGCCGGTGAGGCCCTCGACCTCGGCGAGGCGGACGATGTCTTCGCGCTGCGCGGCGAGCGTCTCCTCGGTGAAGGCGATCACGCTGTTTGAGCGGAGGAAGTCGTTGCTCGACAGGCCGTTGGCGAACCGCGCCGTGGCGCCGGTCGGCAGCACGTGCGACGGCCCCGCCGAGTAGTCGCCCACCGGCACGGGCCCGTGCGGGCCGAGGAACGCGGCGCCGGCGCAGCGGACCGTGTCGAGGAACGCCTCGGCGTCGTCGCACGCGACGTGCAGGTGCTCGGTCGCCAGTTCGTCGCACAGCCGGGCGGCGTGCTCGCGGTCGGCGACCGTGATGAGCGCCCCGAACGCCTCGAGCGATTGACGCGTCAGCTCGCTCCGCTCGAGCGACGCGAGTTGCTTCTCCAGCTCAGCGACGACTGCCGGGATCAACTCCTCGCGCCAAGTCACCAGCACCGCCGAGCCGGGCGAGTGCTCCGCCTGGGCGATGAGGTCGGCCGCCACGTAGGCGGGGGGCGTGGTCTCGTCGGCGACGACGATCACCTCGCTCGGTCCGGCGATCGAGTCGATGCCGACCTCGCCGAAGACGCGCCGCTTCGCGAGCGCGACGAACAGGTTGCCGGGGCCGACGATCTTGTCGACCTTTGCAACGCCGTCGCCTCCGTAGGCGAGCGCCGCGACCGCTTGCGCGCCGCCCATGCGGTAGACCTCGGTGACGCCCAGCTCGTGGCAGGTCGCCAGCAGGTCGGTGTTGTAGCTGCCGAAAGGGGTCGGCGGGGCGACCACGGCCAGCTCCTTCACGCCCGCCGCTTGCGCGGGGACGGCGGTCATCAGCACGGTCGATGGGTACGCCGCGGCGCCGCCCGGGACGCAGAGGCCGGCGCGTTCCAAGGGCAGATAGCGTTGCCGCAGGTAGCCGCCCCCCTCGATCTCGACACGCACGTCCTGGTGCAGGATCGCGGTCTGGAACCGCATCAGCCGCTCGCGGATACGCCGGACGGTCGCCATCAGCTCCGGGTCGGCGGCGGCGTGGGCCTCGGCCAGCTCGTCGGGCGTGACCCGCAGCGTGTCAGCGGTCAGCTCGGCGCCGTCGAGCTTCGCCGTGTACTCGAGCACCGCGTCGAGGCCCCGGGTGCGGACGTCGTCGCAGATGCGCTGGACCACTTCGACCGGTGTGAGCGGCTCGCCGAACACCTCGATCGTCTTGCGGCGTCCCGCCTCGGAGACGACGTCCCCGTCGGGCGCCAGCTTCTGGCGGAGCGCGTCGAGGGCGGCGGCCGCCTCCGGGCGGCGGGCGTCGATCGTGGCGATCGCGAGGGGCGGATCTTGAGCGGCTTCGGTCATGGTTACCAGGGTACCCGTCTTGTGAAATCGGCTACAGTGGCGGTCGGCTAGGTGGGGAGCCCGGCAACCGCCCCCCGCCTGGGACGTACCCAAGGTCATCCCGATGGCTGTCCCGCCAACCTACGCCCCTACCGCAAGGAACTCGCCGTGTTGACCACCGCCCGCCTGCCGATGTTCACCCTCGCCGCCCTTCTCGCCCTCGTCGCCGCCCCAACCTACGCCGAGCCGGCGGTCGAACCGGTCATGGCGGGGCCCGCGATCGGATCGGTGGCGCCCGGCGTGAAGCTCCCGGGGCTCGACGGCCAGCTGGTCGATCTGGGTGAGGTTTACGAGGCGGGCGACACCGTGCTGGTCGTCCTGCGCGGCTACCCGGGTTACCAGTGCGGCATCTGCTCGCGGCAGGTGACCGCGTTCCTCACCGTCGCCCAGGAGTTCGCCAAGGCGGACGTTCAGGTTGTGATGGTCTACCCGGGCCCCACCATGGGCCTCTCCGACAAAGCCGAGGAGTTCCTCGCCGGCAAGACGCTGCCCGAGCCGATCACGATGGTGCTCGACCCCGACTACGCGTTCACCGACGCGTACAACCTGCGCTGGGACGCCCCGCGCGAGACCGCCTACCCGTCGACCTTCGTGATCGCGAAGGGGGGCAAGATCGAGTGGGCGAAGATCAGCAAGACCCACGGCGGCCGCGCCGACGTGCAAGAGGTCCTCGGGGCGCTATGACCAAGCCGGCCGTCGACCTCCGCAGCGACACCCTCACGCGACCGACCGCCGCGATGCGCCAGAGCATGGCGGCGGCGGACGTGGGAGACGACGTGTTCGGCGAGGACCCGACGGTCGTCCGGCTCGAGCATACGACCGCCGAGCTGCTCGGCAAGCCGGCCGCCCTGTTCGTCCCCTCGGGGACCATGGGCAACCAGCTCGGCGTGCGGGTCGCTTGCCAGGCGGGCGACGAGCTGATCTGCGACACGCAGTGTCACGTCTACAACTACGAGCAGAGCGCCTACGCCCAGCTCTTCGGCGTGGCGGCCCGAGCGATCGACACGCCGCGGGGCGTGCCAACGCCTGAGCAGTTACGAGCGGCGATCCACCCCGACAACGTTCACTTCCCCAGGACGCGGCTGCTGTGCCTTGAGAACACCCACAACCGCTGGGGGGGTCGGCTCGCTTCGCTCGAAGAAGTAAGAGCCGCCTGCGAGATCGCCGCCGAGCACGGCCTCGCCCGGCACCTCGACGGGGCTCGGCTGTGGAACGCCGCGGTCGCCGACGCGCGGCCCTGGCGGGAGGCGCTGCGGGCGTGGTCCGAGCCGTTCGACACGGTGAGCGTCTGCTTCAGCAAGGGCCTCGGCGCGCCGGTCGGCTCCGCCCTGGTGGGCGACACCGAGGCGATCGTCCGGGCCCGCCGTGTCCGCAAGGCGCTGGGCG
It encodes the following:
- a CDS encoding Redoxin translates to MLTTARLPMFTLAALLALVAAPTYAEPAVEPVMAGPAIGSVAPGVKLPGLDGQLVDLGEVYEAGDTVLVVLRGYPGYQCGICSRQVTAFLTVAQEFAKADVQVVMVYPGPTMGLSDKAEEFLAGKTLPEPITMVLDPDYAFTDAYNLRWDAPRETAYPSTFVIAKGGKIEWAKISKTHGGRADVQEVLGAL
- the ltaA gene encoding L-allo-threonine aldolase, whose protein sequence is MTKPAVDLRSDTLTRPTAAMRQSMAAADVGDDVFGEDPTVVRLEHTTAELLGKPAALFVPSGTMGNQLGVRVACQAGDELICDTQCHVYNYEQSAYAQLFGVAARAIDTPRGVPTPEQLRAAIHPDNVHFPRTRLLCLENTHNRWGGRLASLEEVRAACEIAAEHGLARHLDGARLWNAAVADARPWREALRAWSEPFDTVSVCFSKGLGAPVGSALVGDTEAIVRARRVRKALGGGWRQAGVVAAAALHALEHHVERLADDHRRAQRLADAVRGIDGLSLVDDRCDTNLVLIDVDPGLGAASDFAGRLADRGVHVLAIGPQRVRAVTHLEITDGALDTAREAFRGAAQSDARPRHAAESY
- the hisD gene encoding Histidinol dehydrogenase — encoded protein: MTEAAQDPPLAIATIDARRPEAAAALDALRQKLAPDGDVVSEAGRRKTIEVFGEPLTPVEVVQRICDDVRTRGLDAVLEYTAKLDGAELTADTLRVTPDELAEAHAAADPELMATVRRIRERLMRFQTAILHQDVRVEIEGGGYLRQRYLPLERAGLCVPGGAAAYPSTVLMTAVPAQAAGVKELAVVAPPTPFGSYNTDLLATCHELGVTEVYRMGGAQAVAALAYGGDGVAKVDKIVGPGNLFVALAKRRVFGEVGIDSIAGPSEVIVVADETTPPAYVAADLIAQAEHSPGSAVLVTWREELIPAVVAELEKQLASLERSELTRQSLEAFGALITVADREHAARLCDELATEHLHVACDDAEAFLDTVRCAGAAFLGPHGPVPVGDYSAGPSHVLPTGATARFANGLSSNDFLRSNSVIAFTEETLAAQREDIVRLAEVEGLTGHARAVTIRNHG